A portion of the Citrobacter rodentium NBRC 105723 = DSM 16636 genome contains these proteins:
- a CDS encoding DUF805 domain-containing protein, whose protein sequence is MSLQQWLFSFKGRIGRRDFWIWIGLWLVGMVVLFSLASKNLLDIQTAAFCLVCLLWPTAAVTVKRLHDRGRSGLWALLMIVAWMLLAGNWAILPGVWQWAAGRFVPTLILIMMIIDLGAFVGTPGENKFGKDTQDVKFKAD, encoded by the coding sequence ATGAGCCTACAGCAGTGGTTATTCTCATTTAAAGGGCGCATCGGTCGCCGTGATTTCTGGATTTGGATAGGGCTGTGGCTTGTCGGTATGGTGGTTCTGTTTTCGCTGGCGAGTAAAAACTTACTCGATATACAGACCGCCGCATTTTGCCTGGTTTGTCTGCTCTGGCCGACCGCCGCGGTGACGGTAAAGCGCCTGCACGATCGCGGGCGCTCCGGACTGTGGGCGCTGCTGATGATCGTGGCGTGGATGCTGCTGGCCGGCAACTGGGCGATCCTGCCTGGCGTCTGGCAGTGGGCGGCAGGACGCTTTGTGCCGACGCTGATCCTTATCATGATGATTATCGATCTGGGCGCGTTTGTCGGTACTCCGGGCGAGAATAAGTTCGGCAAAGATACCCAGGACGTGAAGTTTAAGGCGGATTGA
- a CDS encoding YiiQ family protein: MKPGCSLFLILFSAMTACAPALSAETLIAPTAPYLLAGAPTFDLSISQFRENFNQQNPKLPLNEFRAIDSSRDKARLTRAASKINENLYASTALERGTLKIKSMQITWLPIQGPDQKAAKAKALEYMAGVIRTVAPLLTKEQSQKKLQKLLAAGKNKRYYAETEGAIRYVVADNGEKGLTFAVEPIKLTLSENIEGLN, from the coding sequence ATGAAGCCAGGATGTTCACTGTTTTTAATACTGTTTTCTGCGATGACTGCCTGCGCGCCAGCGCTGTCGGCAGAGACGTTAATTGCGCCCACTGCGCCGTATCTGCTCGCCGGCGCGCCGACGTTCGATCTCTCTATCAGCCAGTTTCGCGAAAATTTTAACCAGCAGAATCCGAAGCTTCCGTTAAACGAATTCCGCGCTATCGACAGCAGCCGTGATAAAGCCAGGCTTACCCGCGCGGCCAGCAAAATTAATGAGAATCTGTACGCCTCTACCGCCCTTGAGCGCGGGACGCTGAAAATAAAGAGTATGCAGATCACCTGGCTGCCGATTCAGGGACCGGATCAGAAAGCGGCGAAAGCCAAAGCGCTGGAGTATATGGCCGGCGTGATCCGCACCGTCGCGCCGCTGCTCACCAAAGAACAGAGCCAGAAGAAGCTGCAAAAACTGCTGGCGGCGGGGAAAAACAAACGTTACTACGCCGAAACCGAAGGCGCCATTCGCTATGTCGTGGCAGATAACGGCGAAAAGGGGCTGACCTTCGCTGTTGAACCGATTAAGCTGACGTTATCGGAGAATATTGAAGGGCTTAATTAG
- the tpiA gene encoding triose-phosphate isomerase — MRHPLVMGNWKLNGSRHMVNELVSNLRKELAGVAGCAVAIAPPEMYIDLAKHAAAGSHIILGAQNVDLNLSGAFTGETSAEMLKDIGAQYIIIGHSERRTYHKESDELIAKKFAVLKEQGLTPVLCIGETEAENEAGQTEEVCARQIDAVLKTQGAAAFEGAVIAYEPVWAIGTGKSATPAQAQAVHKFIRDHIAKADAKIAEQVIIQYGGSVNASNAAELFAQPDIDGALVGGASLKADAFAVIVKAAEAAKQA; from the coding sequence ATGCGACATCCTTTAGTGATGGGTAACTGGAAACTGAACGGCAGCCGCCATATGGTAAACGAGCTGGTATCGAACCTGCGTAAAGAGCTGGCGGGCGTTGCTGGCTGCGCGGTGGCTATCGCTCCGCCGGAAATGTACATCGACCTGGCGAAGCACGCTGCGGCCGGTAGCCACATTATCCTCGGCGCGCAGAACGTTGACCTGAACCTGTCCGGCGCTTTCACCGGTGAAACCTCTGCGGAAATGCTGAAAGATATCGGCGCGCAGTACATCATCATCGGCCACTCTGAGCGTCGTACTTATCACAAAGAGTCTGACGAACTGATCGCGAAAAAATTTGCCGTGCTGAAAGAGCAGGGCCTGACCCCGGTTCTGTGCATCGGTGAAACCGAAGCGGAAAACGAAGCGGGCCAGACCGAAGAAGTGTGTGCCCGTCAGATCGACGCCGTGCTGAAAACGCAGGGCGCTGCCGCCTTTGAAGGCGCGGTAATCGCTTACGAACCGGTCTGGGCGATCGGTACCGGTAAATCCGCGACCCCAGCGCAGGCGCAGGCTGTTCACAAATTCATCCGTGACCACATCGCCAAAGCGGACGCGAAAATCGCTGAACAGGTTATCATCCAGTACGGCGGCTCCGTAAACGCCTCCAACGCGGCTGAACTGTTCGCTCAGCCGGACATCGACGGCGCGCTGGTTGGCGGCGCTTCGCTGAAAGCCGATGCCTTCGCGGTAATTGTGAAAGCGGCAGAAGCAGCCAAACAGGCTTAA